From a single Candidatus Woesearchaeota archaeon genomic region:
- a CDS encoding histidine phosphatase family protein, which translates to MIKRIKAFFEEIYLKHKDKTVLVVCHGGVKLTLLKYLEKHSENFLKKWDKPKNASVSEILIKENKNHELIMFNCTNHL; encoded by the coding sequence ATGATTAAAAGAATAAAAGCATTCTTTGAAGAAATTTATCTAAAACACAAAGACAAAACAGTTTTGGTTGTTTGTCACGGAGGCGTAAAATTAACATTGTTAAAATATCTTGAAAAACATTCTGAAAATTTTTTAAAAAAGTGGGATAAACCAAAAAACGCCTCGGTATCAGAAATACTAATAAAAGAAAATAAGAATCATGAATTGATAATGTTTAATTGCACCAATCATTTATAA
- a CDS encoding NUDIX domain-containing protein translates to MIVNLAGCVIIKNGSLLLLWKIKRNHYEFPGGKVEEGESFEETAIREAKEELGVNVSLVKYLGFKEFNFNNKVYRSHMFLSNIAEGEVPMVAEPDVFKELFWLPIKNYEDYGVAFNVKAFCEDFIKEKY, encoded by the coding sequence ATGATTGTTAATTTGGCTGGTTGTGTTATTATTAAGAATGGTTCTTTGTTGCTTCTTTGGAAGATTAAACGTAATCATTATGAGTTTCCGGGTGGTAAAGTTGAGGAGGGTGAGTCTTTTGAAGAAACGGCTATTCGTGAAGCTAAAGAAGAGCTCGGAGTGAATGTTTCTTTGGTTAAGTACTTAGGTTTTAAAGAGTTCAATTTTAATAATAAGGTGTATAGGAGTCACATGTTTTTATCTAATATCGCCGAAGGTGAAGTTCCTATGGTTGCTGAGCCCGATGTTTTTAAAGAATTATTTTGGTTGCCTATTAAGAATTATGAGGATTATGGTGTTGCTTTTAACGTTAAGGCTTTCTGTGAGGATTTTATTAAAGAAAAGTATTAG
- a CDS encoding DUF362 domain-containing protein → MVPVVFFSEVSVSDSSDKINEVVYTLLSEFVRFKDFELGKCVPLKVTFGESGNKTFIPAGWMLGAIDFLAEKKIESAFMETNVLYRGERTNRKDHVSLAMRHGFTRLPVVIADGELGEAYEYVKIKGKHFSKCMIAKGVVDESQLLVVSHFKGHVLAGFGGAIKQLGMGCASRGGKLAQHMGSAPIVNSLTCKKCNMCVEKCPVHAISMSSFSARIDSKKCIGCAACIAVCPFNVIKINWVASLVNNFSERLVEYAFASQLNKKNIYLTYAVNMTKDCDCIGKEMKPLIDDLGVFVSDDPVACDRAILDLLKLREGKNVFSEKNTFLHADKIGFGSQEYVLKKL, encoded by the coding sequence ATGGTTCCTGTTGTTTTTTTCTCAGAGGTTTCTGTTTCTGATTCTTCTGATAAGATTAATGAAGTTGTTTATACTTTGTTATCTGAATTTGTCAGATTTAAGGATTTTGAATTAGGAAAGTGTGTTCCTTTAAAGGTTACTTTCGGGGAGTCTGGTAATAAGACTTTTATTCCTGCTGGTTGGATGCTTGGTGCAATTGATTTTTTGGCTGAGAAAAAAATTGAGAGTGCTTTCATGGAGACTAATGTTTTGTATAGGGGTGAACGTACTAATAGAAAGGATCATGTTTCTTTGGCTATGAGGCATGGTTTTACTAGATTGCCTGTGGTGATTGCTGATGGTGAACTCGGTGAGGCTTATGAGTATGTTAAGATTAAAGGAAAGCATTTTAGTAAGTGTATGATTGCTAAGGGTGTTGTTGATGAATCTCAATTATTAGTTGTTAGTCATTTTAAGGGTCATGTTCTTGCGGGTTTTGGGGGTGCTATTAAGCAACTTGGGATGGGTTGTGCTTCTCGTGGGGGTAAGCTTGCTCAGCATATGGGTTCTGCTCCTATTGTTAATTCTTTGACGTGTAAGAAGTGTAATATGTGTGTTGAGAAGTGTCCTGTTCATGCTATTAGTATGAGTAGTTTTTCTGCGCGTATTGATTCAAAAAAATGTATTGGTTGCGCTGCTTGTATAGCTGTTTGTCCTTTTAATGTTATTAAAATTAATTGGGTTGCGAGTCTTGTTAATAATTTTTCTGAGCGCTTAGTAGAGTATGCTTTTGCTTCTCAGCTTAATAAGAAGAATATTTATTTAACTTACGCTGTTAATATGACTAAGGATTGTGATTGTATTGGTAAGGAGATGAAACCTTTGATTGATGATTTGGGTGTGTTTGTTTCTGATGATCCTGTTGCTTGTGATCGTGCAATTCTTGATTTGTTGAAATTGCGTGAGGGTAAAAATGTTTTTTCTGAGAAGAATACTTTTTTGCATGCTGATAAGATTGGTTTTGGTTCTCAGGAGTATGTGTTGAAGAAGTTATGA
- a CDS encoding PINc/VapC family ATPase, translating to MSEKKKSIVDKMKEVVVPDTSVIIQGVISKELMANSLEFKRIVVHEAVMAELESQANKGRETGFIGLDEITKIRELSSKKGFELIFSGNRPGDFEIKFAKSGEIDSLIRDLAGKENATLLTADVVQGKVALAKGLSVIIYDVHVVEKDSLLLESFFVDGAMSVHLRENCVPKAKVGKPGSWSYVELNKDVLSKEFLESVSLELVEFVKSDDHSFFESDKKFSTILQVKDMRVVIVRSPLSDSFEITAVRPVSKLKFNDYKIDDSLKHRLLSKAEGVLVAGPPGHGKSTFVQCLADEYSALGKVVKTLESPRDLVVDKSITRYGSSIAQHSEIRDVLLLSRPDFVLFDEVRNVEDFRLFSDLRLSGIGMLGVIHASQPIDAVQRFIGRLDLGVIPHVLDTVVFIMNGKLEKVFSLKLGVKVPSGMFESDLARPVIMISDFFTGRLEFEVYSYGEEAIVVPISVSDKKPVYVLAEKQIIEELNKLGVDDVCVEFVSDNKCVVYVLKDQVSLVIGPKGSVISNLQKKLGLKLEVLEKKQSKKQVNKDLINFSCVVNAKYLIFDLDKEFQDCLVSVFVDDDFVMSVKSSKKSQIKVSADSPNGKALCSALKQNKVIKIFLA from the coding sequence TTGAGTGAAAAGAAAAAAAGTATTGTTGATAAAATGAAAGAAGTTGTTGTTCCTGATACTAGCGTGATAATTCAAGGAGTTATTTCTAAGGAATTAATGGCTAATTCTCTTGAATTTAAAAGAATCGTGGTTCATGAAGCTGTTATGGCTGAGCTTGAAAGTCAAGCTAATAAGGGTAGAGAAACGGGTTTTATTGGTCTTGATGAAATCACTAAGATAAGGGAGTTATCTTCTAAGAAAGGATTTGAGCTTATTTTTTCTGGTAATAGGCCTGGTGATTTTGAGATAAAATTTGCGAAGTCAGGGGAGATTGATTCTTTGATTCGTGACTTGGCTGGTAAGGAGAATGCGACTTTGTTAACTGCTGATGTTGTTCAGGGTAAGGTTGCTTTAGCTAAAGGTCTTAGCGTAATTATTTATGATGTTCATGTTGTTGAGAAGGATTCTTTGTTGTTGGAATCTTTTTTTGTTGATGGTGCGATGAGTGTTCATCTTAGGGAAAATTGTGTTCCTAAAGCAAAAGTTGGTAAGCCTGGTTCTTGGAGTTACGTTGAATTAAATAAGGATGTTTTATCAAAGGAGTTTCTTGAATCTGTTAGTTTGGAATTAGTTGAATTTGTTAAGTCTGATGATCATAGTTTCTTTGAATCTGATAAGAAGTTTAGTACTATTCTTCAGGTTAAAGATATGCGCGTAGTAATTGTTAGGTCTCCTTTGTCTGATTCTTTTGAGATAACAGCTGTGCGTCCTGTTTCTAAATTAAAGTTTAATGATTATAAGATTGATGATTCTTTGAAGCATCGTTTGTTGAGTAAAGCTGAGGGTGTGTTAGTTGCTGGTCCTCCTGGTCATGGTAAAAGTACTTTTGTTCAATGTTTAGCTGATGAGTATTCTGCGCTTGGTAAAGTTGTTAAGACTTTAGAGTCTCCTAGGGATTTAGTTGTTGATAAATCTATTACTAGGTATGGTTCTTCTATTGCTCAGCACTCTGAGATAAGAGATGTTCTTTTGTTGAGTAGGCCTGATTTTGTTTTGTTTGACGAAGTTAGGAACGTTGAAGATTTCAGGTTGTTTTCTGATTTAAGACTCTCAGGTATTGGTATGTTAGGTGTTATTCATGCGTCTCAGCCTATTGATGCGGTTCAAAGATTTATTGGTCGTTTAGATTTAGGGGTTATTCCTCATGTTCTTGATACAGTTGTTTTTATTATGAATGGGAAGTTAGAAAAAGTTTTTTCTTTGAAGCTGGGTGTGAAGGTTCCTTCTGGCATGTTTGAGTCTGATCTTGCTAGGCCTGTTATTATGATTAGTGATTTTTTCACGGGTAGATTAGAATTCGAAGTTTATAGTTATGGTGAAGAAGCTATTGTTGTTCCTATTTCTGTTTCGGATAAAAAGCCTGTTTATGTTTTGGCTGAGAAACAAATAATTGAAGAATTGAATAAATTGGGTGTTGATGATGTTTGTGTAGAATTTGTTTCAGATAATAAATGCGTTGTTTATGTTCTTAAAGATCAGGTTTCTTTAGTTATTGGTCCTAAAGGTTCTGTTATTTCTAATCTTCAAAAAAAACTTGGTTTGAAATTAGAGGTTTTGGAAAAGAAACAATCTAAGAAACAAGTTAATAAGGATTTGATTAATTTTTCTTGTGTGGTTAATGCTAAGTATTTAATTTTTGATTTGGATAAAGAATTTCAGGATTGTTTAGTTTCTGTTTTTGTTGATGATGATTTCGTTATGAGTGTTAAGTCTAGTAAGAAATCTCAGATAAAAGTTAGTGCTGATAGTCCTAATGGTAAAGCTTTGTGTTCTGCTTTAAAACAGAATAAAGTTATTAAGATTTTTCTTGCTTAA
- a CDS encoding transglutaminase-like domain-containing protein — protein sequence MFNKKFFLCCFFVLLVYFFIIPVSAVLKSDSAVFDLRFDTPISFVVEQDSSFLYLDVEFVMVPLSDGRQVVLSSSFFPDFVSFEDGVAKFRLNKADDIVLVSQFRVQTSKAVVPVMSKVDFPLKNLDPVFLEYVLPSDVFDVNEDINSLAVQLSQGNDDLFKVVFLLAEWVNKNVVYDLDTVSSDKLPASWVFEHRKGVCTEYSSLLISLLRSLGIPAREISGVAYTDSSLFPTGWGFHSWVEVYFPGYGWVSFDPTYGQFGLVDAGHIKLGSGSDAVKNSFSWRGRNVDVIPGETGLNVSILSKQGSADKSMLSVSLSVLEDEVSKGSFNFLRVDLQNNNDFYVAETLRLSGVDGLRFLSSRSKSLALGPGEKKSVYFVFEVTNKLSDNFMYTFPLRLFVGNQFFSSEIKVFKGSSIVLEEDVLLFLDEEKELVLGLRCEATPIIRVGESLLVSCDYLNDEGLLCLGDFCEFVNEDFYLSLEMFEPGFFSRPVLFESSKSGSSRLSFVKFLVIDNSSLDLSKTYQSDVINPSDIGFLNISLKKNSSSVPLNVSLFIVHDYFVEEMFFDSVDNEVVFIFNFPARNLKKGINEFLVNVTFVDVLGNQFFEELYLEVSVEGLSLLDEVDFFFRKVYFWFKNLW from the coding sequence ATGTTTAATAAAAAGTTCTTTTTGTGTTGTTTTTTTGTTTTATTAGTTTATTTCTTTATTATTCCTGTTTCTGCGGTTTTAAAGTCTGATTCTGCTGTTTTTGATTTAAGGTTTGATACTCCTATTAGTTTCGTTGTTGAGCAAGATAGTTCTTTTCTTTATTTGGATGTTGAATTCGTAATGGTTCCTCTTAGTGATGGTAGACAAGTAGTTTTGTCTTCGAGTTTTTTTCCTGACTTTGTTTCTTTTGAAGATGGTGTTGCTAAGTTCAGGCTGAATAAAGCTGATGACATTGTTTTAGTGTCTCAGTTTAGAGTTCAGACTAGTAAAGCTGTTGTTCCTGTTATGAGTAAGGTCGATTTTCCTTTGAAGAATCTTGATCCTGTTTTTTTGGAGTATGTTTTACCTTCTGATGTTTTTGATGTTAATGAGGATATTAATTCTTTAGCTGTTCAGTTATCTCAGGGAAATGATGATTTGTTTAAAGTGGTTTTTTTGTTAGCTGAGTGGGTTAATAAAAATGTTGTTTATGATTTGGATACTGTTTCTTCTGATAAGCTTCCTGCTTCTTGGGTTTTTGAGCATAGAAAGGGTGTTTGCACAGAGTATTCTTCTTTGTTGATTTCTCTTCTTAGAAGTTTAGGGATTCCTGCTAGAGAAATTTCAGGTGTTGCATATACGGATTCTTCTTTGTTTCCTACTGGTTGGGGTTTTCATTCTTGGGTAGAAGTTTATTTTCCTGGTTATGGGTGGGTTTCTTTTGATCCTACTTATGGTCAGTTTGGTTTAGTGGATGCGGGTCATATAAAGTTGGGTTCTGGTTCTGACGCGGTTAAAAATTCTTTTTCTTGGCGCGGTAGAAACGTCGATGTGATTCCTGGAGAAACAGGTCTTAATGTTTCTATTTTGTCTAAGCAAGGTTCTGCTGATAAGTCCATGTTGTCTGTTTCTTTGTCTGTTTTAGAGGATGAGGTTAGTAAAGGTTCTTTTAATTTTTTAAGAGTTGATTTGCAGAATAATAATGATTTTTATGTTGCTGAGACTCTTCGTTTATCTGGTGTTGATGGATTGCGTTTTTTATCTTCCAGATCTAAGTCCTTAGCTTTAGGTCCTGGTGAGAAGAAATCTGTTTATTTTGTTTTTGAAGTTACTAATAAGTTGAGTGATAATTTCATGTATACTTTTCCTTTGCGTCTTTTTGTTGGTAATCAATTTTTTTCTTCCGAAATAAAAGTTTTTAAGGGGTCTAGCATTGTTTTAGAAGAAGATGTTTTGTTGTTTTTAGATGAAGAAAAAGAATTAGTTCTTGGTTTAAGATGTGAAGCTACGCCTATTATTAGGGTTGGTGAATCATTATTGGTTTCTTGTGATTATTTAAATGATGAGGGCTTATTGTGTCTTGGTGATTTTTGTGAATTCGTGAATGAAGATTTTTATTTGAGTTTAGAAATGTTTGAACCTGGTTTTTTTTCTAGACCTGTTTTGTTTGAATCTAGTAAATCAGGTTCTTCCAGGTTGTCTTTTGTTAAATTCTTAGTTATTGATAATTCTTCGTTGGATTTATCTAAGACTTATCAATCTGATGTTATTAATCCTTCTGATATTGGTTTTTTAAACATTTCTTTAAAAAAGAATTCTTCTAGTGTTCCTTTGAATGTTTCTTTATTTATTGTTCATGATTATTTTGTTGAGGAAATGTTTTTTGATAGTGTTGATAACGAAGTGGTGTTTATTTTTAATTTTCCTGCTAGGAATCTTAAGAAAGGGATTAATGAGTTTTTAGTTAATGTTACTTTTGTTGATGTTCTTGGAAATCAATTCTTTGAAGAACTATATTTGGAAGTGAGTGTTGAAGGGTTATCTTTATTAGATGAAGTTGATTTCTTTTTTAGAAAAGTGTATTTTTGGTTTAAGAATTTGTGGTGA
- a CDS encoding cation:proton antiporter, which yields MNTLTMFTIIAAIIIIGYFSELLFKRTGIPDVLILITIGIFLRHYFEIIHPDNFGGGASLFATFTLVYLLFQGAMAIDFKTLFNSVKEASLLTIISFVFTVIITSILSMILFGLNIQLALLFGMIVGGISSAVVIPLVNMLPLNKKHGSTLMLESAISDVLCIVGAMTMMNIILSGEISGTQIFKEIISSFSLALVVGGIIGVAWIFTLFKFKNLRRAHVVTIAVVIALYAFVESPFVDASGAIAALAFGLILGNSKTILSLNKTKTKQDSEEIINVLSKSAQSFFSEISFFVKVFFFVYLGALMDFTNPIIFITAGIIVFSMYMIRPLSVKLAYRKQKLDDYSRTNLEILIPKGLAAAVLVNVTIQAGVPGTEQLAPPILAIILISIVLTSVLVPLTNKGYFKGFAQLFKKKTTKKIEKS from the coding sequence ATGAATACACTAACTATGTTCACAATAATCGCAGCCATCATAATAATAGGCTACTTCTCAGAATTATTATTTAAAAGAACAGGAATACCAGATGTATTAATACTTATAACAATAGGAATATTTCTAAGACATTACTTTGAAATAATACACCCTGATAACTTCGGAGGAGGAGCAAGCCTATTCGCAACATTCACATTAGTATACTTGTTATTCCAAGGAGCAATGGCAATAGATTTCAAAACCCTTTTTAACTCAGTAAAAGAAGCATCACTACTAACCATTATATCATTCGTGTTCACGGTTATAATAACAAGCATACTATCCATGATTCTATTCGGACTAAACATACAATTAGCATTATTATTCGGAATGATAGTTGGAGGAATATCCAGCGCGGTAGTAATACCACTAGTTAACATGTTACCATTAAACAAAAAACACGGAAGCACACTGATGCTAGAATCAGCCATAAGCGATGTACTCTGCATTGTAGGAGCAATGACTATGATGAACATAATACTCTCAGGAGAAATATCAGGAACACAAATATTCAAAGAAATAATATCATCATTCTCACTAGCACTAGTAGTAGGAGGAATAATAGGAGTAGCATGGATATTCACATTATTCAAATTCAAAAACCTAAGAAGAGCACACGTAGTAACAATAGCAGTAGTAATCGCACTATACGCATTCGTAGAAAGCCCATTCGTAGACGCAAGCGGAGCAATCGCGGCGCTAGCATTCGGACTAATACTAGGAAACAGTAAAACAATACTATCACTAAATAAAACAAAAACAAAACAAGACTCAGAAGAAATCATAAACGTATTATCAAAAAGTGCACAAAGCTTCTTCAGCGAAATATCATTCTTCGTAAAAGTATTCTTCTTCGTTTATCTAGGCGCACTAATGGACTTCACGAATCCAATAATATTCATAACAGCAGGAATAATAGTATTCAGCATGTACATGATAAGACCATTATCAGTAAAACTAGCATACAGAAAACAAAAACTAGACGATTACTCAAGAACAAACCTAGAAATACTAATACCAAAAGGACTAGCAGCAGCAGTACTAGTAAACGTGACAATACAAGCAGGAGTACCAGGAACCGAACAACTAGCACCACCAATACTCGCAATAATACTAATAAGCATAGTACTAACATCAGTACTAGTACCACTAACAAACAAAGGCTACTTCAAAGGATTCGCGCAATTATTTAAGAAAAAAACAACCAAAAAAATAGAAAAATCATAA
- a CDS encoding histidine phosphatase family protein: protein MKLIIIRHGETNHNKERICQGQLDTDLSIEGIEQAKKLGKRFKETKINFCYSSDLKRAKNTAKEILKYHEDIKLILDKRIRERNFGKLQEVLSLNILIGITYQKQ, encoded by the coding sequence ATGAAATTAATAATAATAAGACATGGAGAAACAAACCATAATAAAGAAAGAATATGTCAAGGACAACTAGACACTGATTTATCAATTGAAGGAATTGAACAAGCCAAAAAATTAGGAAAACGATTTAAAGAAACAAAAATAAATTTTTGTTATTCTAGCGATTTAAAAAGAGCAAAAAACACAGCGAAAGAAATTTTAAAGTACCATGAAGATATAAAATTAATACTTGATAAAAGAATAAGAGAAAGAAATTTTGGAAAACTCCAAGAAGTCCTTTCCCTAAATATTTTGATTGGAATAACTTACCAGAAACAGTAG
- a CDS encoding NAD(P)H-dependent oxidoreductase has product MKVLIFYGSVRETRQGINAARFIENKIKERKINVELIDPLVYNLPMLDKMHKEYTKDNVPKKMDELSKKILDADGFIIVTGEYNHSIPPALKNMLDHYQREYNFKPSAIVSYSAGSFGGVRSAVHLRAILGELGMSSIPSMFPVPFVQDAFTEEGVPIDEKYNSRIKRFLDEFEWYLKALKEQRLKGTPY; this is encoded by the coding sequence ATGAAAGTATTAATTTTTTATGGCTCAGTTAGAGAAACCAGACAAGGAATAAACGCTGCAAGATTCATTGAAAATAAAATAAAAGAGAGAAAAATAAATGTTGAATTGATAGATCCTTTGGTTTATAATTTGCCGATGCTTGATAAAATGCACAAAGAATACACAAAAGATAACGTTCCAAAAAAAATGGATGAACTATCAAAAAAAATACTTGATGCGGACGGGTTCATAATAGTAACTGGGGAGTATAATCACAGCATCCCTCCTGCACTTAAGAACATGCTCGATCACTATCAAAGAGAGTATAATTTTAAGCCAAGTGCGATTGTAAGTTACTCTGCTGGAAGCTTTGGAGGTGTTAGATCCGCAGTTCATCTTCGAGCAATACTCGGCGAGCTCGGAATGTCATCAATACCATCTATGTTTCCTGTGCCTTTCGTGCAAGACGCATTCACAGAAGAGGGTGTGCCTATAGATGAAAAATATAATTCGAGAATAAAAAGATTCCTTGATGAATTTGAATGGTATTTAAAAGCGCTTAAAGAACAAAGACTAAAAGGTACACCTTACTAA